A genomic stretch from Sulfurimonas sediminis includes:
- a CDS encoding nucleotidyltransferase domain-containing protein translates to MRIQTEQIQVLKNKVNELSKDAQLYLFGSRVDDTKKGGDIDLLIVSKSLTKKDLRFIRIDFFNYFGEQKIDIVLDNGEFKNPFTRYIFKKAVLL, encoded by the coding sequence ATGCGGATACAAACAGAGCAAATTCAAGTACTGAAAAACAAAGTGAATGAACTCTCAAAAGATGCACAACTGTATCTATTTGGAAGTCGTGTTGATGATACAAAAAAAGGTGGTGACATAGATTTGCTTATAGTATCTAAGTCATTAACAAAAAAAGATTTACGATTTATTCGTATAGATTTTTTTAACTACTTTGGAGAGCAAAAGATTGATATTGTACTTGATAACGGAGAATTTAAAAATCCATTTACCAGGTATATCTTTAAAAAGGCTGTTTTATTGTGA
- a CDS encoding IS630 family transposase: MERRGKKTLLSLSATTVLLSQDESRFASESNHITSWSTKGEAVSYSGYRYGTSLNCFGSFNLSDGHLISSFHDTGNALTTIEHFKIAREYYGDKHIAYLIDNASWHKTKKVREYCEKNNITLIFLPPYSPEYNPIERVWSFLKSKVKNIYFSTAKKFVEFVTNLLQNINETDKAKLLKLCTSLF; this comes from the coding sequence ATGGAAAGAAGAGGTAAAAAAACTCTATTATCTTTGAGTGCAACTACAGTGTTACTTTCCCAAGATGAAAGTAGATTTGCATCTGAAAGTAATCATATAACTTCATGGTCAACAAAAGGCGAAGCTGTAAGTTATTCAGGCTATCGCTATGGGACAAGTCTTAATTGCTTTGGTAGTTTTAACCTAAGTGATGGACATCTAATATCATCATTTCACGACACAGGCAATGCTCTTACAACGATAGAACACTTTAAAATTGCGAGAGAGTATTATGGAGATAAGCATATAGCTTATTTGATTGATAATGCTTCTTGGCATAAAACCAAAAAAGTTAGAGAGTATTGCGAGAAAAACAACATCACATTGATCTTCTTACCTCCATATTCACCAGAATATAATCCAATAGAGAGAGTTTGGAGTTTTCTAAAATCAAAAGTAAAAAATATCTATTTTAGTACAGCTAAAAAGTTCGTGGAATTTGTAACTAATTTACTTCAAAATATTAATGAAACTGATAAAGCTAAACTTTTGAAGTTATGCACTAGTTTGTTTTAG
- a CDS encoding helix-turn-helix domain-containing protein produces the protein MFLDGIPKGKIAKLMHRCAGYVGTWISAYFNEGIEALSDNRGGDHKSFLNEEQMRELKKILTTTYPVYAKGWDGHIIADLIEYHFNVKYPRGSIYPILKRLNLTHKVATKIDPKKSEEKISIWKEEVKKLYYL, from the coding sequence ATGTTCTTAGATGGCATACCAAAAGGTAAAATTGCAAAACTAATGCATAGATGTGCTGGTTATGTTGGAACATGGATAAGTGCTTATTTTAATGAGGGGATAGAAGCCCTAAGCGATAATCGTGGAGGCGACCATAAAAGCTTTTTAAATGAAGAACAGATGCGAGAGCTAAAAAAGATACTTACAACTACCTATCCAGTGTATGCAAAAGGTTGGGATGGTCATATAATTGCTGATTTAATTGAATATCACTTTAATGTTAAATACCCAAGAGGTAGTATTTATCCTATTTTAAAAAGATTGAATTTGACTCATAAGGTAGCAACTAAAATCGATCCAAAAAAGTCAGAAGAAAAAATATCCATATGGAAAGAAGAGGTAAAAAAACTCTATTATCTTTGA
- the cysD gene encoding sulfate adenylyltransferase subunit CysD, which translates to MITKERLTHLKQLEAESIHILREVAAEFTNPVMMYSVGKDSSVMLHLALKAFAPAKPPFKFLHVDTTWKFKEMIAFRDNRMKELGFDLVVHSNPEGVEMNVGPFTHGSKVHTDIMKTEALKQALNDGGYDAVIGGARRDEEKSRAKERIFSFRDKNHRWDPKNQRPELWNVYNTALAKGESVRVFPISNWTELDVWQYIYLEGIPIPSLYFAAERPVVEYEGTKIMVDDERMPEELRKTAKNEMVRFRTLGCYPLTGAINSNATTLPEIIKEMLLSTSSEREGRLIDKDSEGAMEKKKIEGYF; encoded by the coding sequence ATGATAACCAAAGAACGCCTAACCCACCTCAAACAACTTGAAGCAGAGTCCATCCACATTCTCCGTGAAGTAGCGGCGGAGTTTACCAACCCTGTGATGATGTACTCAGTAGGAAAAGACTCCTCTGTGATGCTGCATCTTGCACTAAAAGCCTTTGCTCCCGCCAAACCTCCTTTTAAGTTCTTACATGTAGATACAACATGGAAATTTAAAGAGATGATAGCATTTCGTGATAACAGAATGAAAGAGCTGGGATTTGACCTTGTTGTTCACTCTAACCCTGAAGGTGTAGAGATGAATGTAGGTCCATTTACACACGGAAGTAAAGTACATACCGACATTATGAAAACAGAGGCTTTAAAACAGGCACTCAATGACGGTGGCTATGATGCTGTCATCGGTGGTGCTCGCCGTGATGAAGAGAAGTCCCGTGCAAAAGAGCGTATATTTTCATTTCGTGATAAAAACCACAGATGGGACCCTAAAAACCAAAGACCTGAACTTTGGAATGTCTATAACACTGCTCTTGCAAAAGGTGAAAGTGTCCGTGTCTTTCCTATAAGCAACTGGACAGAACTTGATGTATGGCAGTACATCTACCTTGAGGGCATCCCTATTCCATCGCTCTACTTTGCGGCAGAAAGACCAGTAGTTGAGTATGAGGGAACAAAAATAATGGTGGATGATGAGCGTATGCCCGAAGAGCTTCGTAAAACTGCCAAAAATGAGATGGTTCGTTTTAGAACACTTGGTTGTTACCCACTCACAGGTGCCATCAACTCAAATGCGACAACACTTCCTGAGATCATAAAAGAGATGCTCCTCTCAACAAGTAGTGAGCGTGAAGGTCGCCTCATAGATAAAGACAGTGAAGGTGCTATGGAGAAGAAAAAAATTGAGGGGTATTTTTAA
- a CDS encoding sugar nucleotide-binding protein, with translation MIVGNGQLAQAFKNLKYNDNVVIYASGVANSNCTDRNAFEREKNLLVKTLIENKNKKFVYFSSCALSAKEYPLNDYYIHKKNMEKIIKEHSDNYYIFRVPQLFGKLKKHPTLINYLYNAIEEQKEMQIYKDAFRYVIDIEDVNKIVIHVINQHEGKLTLDIANSYRYSIVEIIEIIEKLTNKKAKYKIINKRDGYDLDLSSLYNITSQYNIDISFGKSYLHERLKQRIKTT, from the coding sequence ATGATAGTCGGTAATGGTCAATTAGCACAAGCTTTTAAAAATCTAAAATATAATGATAATGTGGTTATCTATGCCAGTGGTGTAGCCAACTCAAACTGTACCGACAGAAATGCGTTTGAGAGAGAAAAAAATCTTTTAGTCAAAACACTCATTGAAAATAAAAACAAAAAGTTTGTCTATTTCAGTAGTTGTGCATTATCTGCGAAAGAGTATCCGTTAAATGACTACTATATTCATAAAAAAAATATGGAAAAAATCATAAAAGAGCATTCAGACAATTACTATATTTTTAGAGTTCCCCAACTTTTTGGGAAGTTAAAAAAACATCCGACTCTCATCAATTATCTGTATAACGCTATTGAAGAACAAAAAGAGATGCAAATTTATAAAGATGCTTTTCGTTATGTGATAGATATTGAGGATGTCAACAAAATTGTTATACATGTAATAAACCAACATGAGGGAAAGCTAACTCTTGACATTGCCAACAGTTATAGATACAGCATTGTAGAAATAATTGAAATAATTGAAAAATTAACAAACAAAAAAGCCAAATATAAAATAATAAATAAAAGAGACGGATATGATTTGGACCTGTCTTCTCTTTACAATATAACTTCTCAGTATAATATTGATATAAGTTTTGGTAAATCATATCTGCATGAGAGACTAAAACAGCGAATAAAAACAACTTAA
- a CDS encoding toxin — protein sequence MNFKWNIEKNKLLKAERGVCFEDVVTQIHEDKVLDIVKHPNTDKYPHQKMYIVCLQNYVHMVPYVKENDEIFFKTIVPSRKMNKLYKGACNENG from the coding sequence ATGAACTTTAAATGGAACATAGAAAAGAATAAACTTTTAAAAGCAGAAAGAGGTGTCTGTTTTGAAGATGTGGTGACACAAATTCATGAAGACAAAGTCTTGGATATTGTTAAACATCCCAATACCGATAAATATCCTCATCAGAAAATGTATATAGTGTGTTTACAAAACTATGTACACATGGTACCGTATGTCAAAGAAAATGATGAGATTTTTTTTAAGACAATTGTCCCAAGCCGAAAAATGAACAAGTTATATAAAGGAGCGTGTAATGAAAATGGATGA
- a CDS encoding type II toxin-antitoxin system RelE family toxin, with product MIYYLDFHPKALKEWSRLDYATKQQFHKKLKNRLSNPRVPKDRLSGYADVYKIKLRNAGYRLAYEVKDDEIVVFVISIGKRENNEIYDNLKDRI from the coding sequence ATGATTTATTATCTTGATTTTCATCCAAAAGCTTTGAAGGAGTGGAGTAGGTTGGATTATGCCACAAAACAACAATTCCACAAAAAACTCAAAAATAGATTGTCCAATCCAAGAGTACCAAAAGACAGACTTAGCGGATATGCAGATGTATATAAAATAAAACTTAGAAATGCTGGATATAGATTGGCTTATGAGGTTAAAGATGACGAGATTGTGGTGTTTGTGATTAGTATAGGGAAGAGAGAAAACAATGAAATTTATGATAATTTAAAAGATAGAATTTAA
- a CDS encoding IS110 family transposase: MYQQFCGIDVSKDSFDITLLESSGEVKLQEKLSMDIEGFNALLKHLSSYSKEELLVSMEATGIYHLPLLSFLLEHSFKSVVINPILIKSFIGSTTLRKTKNDKKDATSIALFSLKSYQSLHLATTDAIENIRPLIRERESLSKEVARLKTEIKANLTQLFPELLKNTNIFTKSILNLLLQAPSRKAIRNLKKQKIQKLLDSTSGNKVRISAGEILFLAKNSIAVSDKYLEKVLTSKIRRLITVQDELSFLDEELQNSLEDTDINDDIEILQSIPGIGTVTSKNFMVEVSSVDKFKSVKQLCAFIGIDPSVRQSGTSVNYRGKISKRGNANLRRTIWQMATGVIRSCEKFKAYYDKKRSEGKKFKQAVIAVANKLLKTIFVLLKNKTKFDENLVCGVSK, encoded by the coding sequence ATGTATCAACAATTCTGTGGAATAGATGTAAGTAAAGACAGCTTTGACATTACTTTGCTTGAAAGCAGTGGTGAAGTTAAACTGCAAGAGAAGCTTTCAATGGATATAGAAGGATTTAATGCTTTGTTAAAGCACTTATCCAGCTACTCCAAAGAAGAGCTTCTTGTGTCAATGGAAGCGACAGGGATATATCATTTACCCCTATTGTCTTTTTTATTAGAACATAGTTTTAAAAGTGTAGTGATAAATCCCATACTCATAAAGAGTTTTATTGGTTCAACTACCTTGAGAAAGACTAAAAACGATAAAAAAGATGCAACTTCTATTGCACTGTTTAGTTTAAAATCGTATCAATCTTTACATCTTGCTACGACTGATGCTATTGAGAACATCAGACCACTCATTAGAGAGCGAGAATCGCTCTCTAAAGAAGTAGCAAGGTTAAAGACTGAAATAAAAGCTAACTTGACTCAATTATTTCCTGAATTGTTAAAGAACACAAACATATTTACAAAAAGCATTTTAAATCTGCTTCTACAAGCTCCTAGCCGTAAGGCTATTAGGAACTTGAAGAAACAGAAAATTCAAAAACTACTCGATAGTACCAGTGGCAATAAAGTTAGAATCTCTGCTGGGGAGATATTATTTCTTGCCAAGAACTCTATTGCTGTATCTGATAAGTATCTTGAAAAGGTTTTAACTTCTAAAATTAGAAGATTAATAACTGTTCAAGACGAACTATCTTTTCTTGATGAAGAGCTGCAAAACTCTTTAGAAGATACTGATATTAATGATGATATTGAAATATTACAATCAATACCGGGCATCGGTACAGTAACTTCTAAAAACTTTATGGTTGAAGTATCCTCTGTTGATAAGTTCAAATCCGTCAAGCAACTTTGTGCTTTTATTGGAATTGATCCATCTGTGAGACAGAGTGGTACTTCAGTCAACTATAGAGGCAAAATCTCAAAAAGAGGTAATGCCAACCTTCGTCGAACTATTTGGCAAATGGCAACAGGTGTTATACGAAGCTGTGAAAAATTTAAAGCCTACTACGACAAAAAACGCAGTGAAGGTAAAAAATTCAAACAAGCTGTAATAGCTGTAGCCAATAAGCTTTTAAAAACAATATTTGTACTTTTAAAGAATAAAACTAAATTTGATGAAAATTTAGTTTGTGGTGTTTCTAAATGA
- a CDS encoding helix-turn-helix domain-containing protein: MRHSSYIKLDEKEELELYKFIEESNKAREKKRAMGVLLNSQKISVLEISKKLSSCTDAVYNWLIRYKRGGVASLKDIPQQGRPKILKVEDEDKIKEVFKK, from the coding sequence ATGAGACATAGTAGCTATATAAAATTAGACGAAAAAGAAGAGTTAGAGCTTTATAAATTCATAGAGGAATCCAATAAAGCCAGAGAGAAGAAAAGAGCGATGGGAGTACTTCTAAATTCACAAAAGATAAGTGTTTTAGAAATATCAAAAAAGTTGAGTTCATGTACGGATGCAGTTTATAATTGGTTAATTCGGTATAAGAGAGGAGGAGTAGCCAGCCTTAAGGATATACCACAACAAGGGCGACCGAAAATACTAAAAGTTGAAGATGAAGATAAGATAAAAGAAGTTTTTAAAAAATAA
- a CDS encoding nucleotidyltransferase domain-containing protein — protein MRLTEKERVFIKEIFLETFQDGKIYLFGSRTDDAEKGGDIDLFVQSDSNNPLEKKIQFLSRLKQKIGDQKIDLIIARDSNRLIEQEALTKGIEL, from the coding sequence ATGCGCTTGACAGAAAAGGAAAGAGTGTTTATAAAAGAGATATTTTTGGAAACTTTTCAAGACGGAAAAATATACCTTTTTGGCAGTCGCACAGATGACGCTGAAAAAGGCGGAGACATAGACCTGTTTGTTCAATCAGACAGTAATAATCCCTTAGAAAAAAAGATACAGTTTTTATCTCGCCTAAAACAAAAGATAGGTGACCAGAAAATTGATCTGATCATAGCAAGGGACAGCAACAGACTTATAGAACAGGAAGCACTGACAAAAGGAATAGAGT
- a CDS encoding type II toxin-antitoxin system Phd/YefM family antitoxin, translated as MQPMLANYTASITELKQSPTQLLKDAGNEAIAILNHNVASAYLVPSDLYAKMMDIIDDYYLTRAVEERYNDGEKPIRVDIDDLLS; from the coding sequence ATGCAGCCAATGTTAGCAAATTATACAGCAAGTATTACAGAACTGAAGCAATCACCAACTCAGTTGCTGAAGGATGCAGGAAACGAGGCAATAGCGATACTCAATCACAATGTTGCCAGCGCCTATCTGGTACCCAGCGATCTCTATGCCAAAATGATGGATATTATCGATGATTATTATCTGACACGAGCGGTAGAAGAGAGATATAATGATGGAGAAAAACCGATCAGAGTAGATATTGATGATTTATTATCTTGA
- a CDS encoding transposase, translating to MNGTQTKPRIEKAGFYHVLNRGVERRVIFLDDDDYLKFLEIVDESAFTYDFSVYSFCLMSNHYHLLVKTMHENLSLLMRQINSRYSIYFNNKYKRVGPLFQGRFKSWFVYDEVYLKSLVKYIELNPTKANIVDEIKKYRWAMSTNTSALSCANDELLKIVDFTTDMSHKELENINKIFHAKYDIKEDVISMKKPKKLEEYFTDSADREFMIADAINDGYTQTSIASYLKLSNVFISKIYKRYKQKVQLFNKLRDKGIFWSYSKDITYCKATEKLFIEYLLKYGDFDDIKLGFTLFGKRVLFKVWSEKLKNDKQFIKLNLMLSRVFFGMNVESDYFKESTIKKPN from the coding sequence ATCAATGGCACGCAAACCAAACCAAGAATAGAAAAAGCAGGTTTTTATCATGTTCTCAATCGTGGTGTAGAAAGAAGAGTTATCTTTTTAGATGACGATGACTATTTGAAATTTTTAGAGATCGTTGATGAGAGCGCTTTTACATATGATTTTTCTGTTTATTCTTTTTGTTTGATGAGTAACCATTATCACCTTTTAGTAAAAACTATGCACGAAAATCTCTCTTTACTTATGAGACAAATAAATTCAAGGTATAGTATCTATTTTAACAACAAGTACAAAAGGGTTGGCCCTTTGTTTCAAGGTAGGTTTAAATCTTGGTTTGTTTATGATGAAGTTTATCTAAAGTCATTGGTAAAGTATATAGAATTGAATCCTACAAAAGCAAATATTGTAGATGAGATAAAAAAATACAGATGGGCTATGTCAACCAACACGAGTGCCCTGTCCTGTGCTAACGATGAGTTATTAAAAATTGTAGATTTTACTACAGATATGAGTCACAAAGAGTTGGAAAACATTAACAAAATATTTCATGCTAAGTATGACATAAAAGAAGATGTGATTAGTATGAAAAAACCAAAGAAGTTAGAAGAGTATTTTACTGATTCTGCAGATAGAGAGTTTATGATTGCAGATGCTATAAATGATGGGTATACACAAACAAGTATAGCTTCTTATCTTAAGCTTTCCAATGTTTTTATATCAAAAATATATAAGAGATATAAACAAAAAGTACAACTCTTTAATAAACTAAGAGATAAGGGGATTTTTTGGAGCTACAGCAAAGACATCACTTATTGTAAGGCTACAGAAAAATTATTTATTGAATATCTGCTAAAATATGGAGATTTTGATGATATTAAACTAGGGTTTACTCTGTTTGGTAAAAGAGTCCTGTTTAAAGTTTGGAGTGAAAAATTAAAAAATGATAAACAATTTATAAAATTAAATCTTATGCTCTCTCGTGTTTTTTTTGGTATGAATGTAGAGAGTGATTATTTTAAGGAGTCAACTATAAAGAAACCTAACTAA
- a CDS encoding IS630 family transposase, giving the protein MSAAITKLGKKITKVFSKSTLRRYLKEMGFSYKRLRFVPAKKPDNTLYEEKKRHLQKYDLLAQQGKINHYYFDESGFSVNSNIPYSWSPVNATMVIKSFHAKRFNVLGFISKQEDLKAYIKESSVTSDTVIEVFDDFSLQLTKPTVVTLDNASFHKSKKFRENIPKWANRGLTLIYLPPYSPELNIIEILWKFIKYHWMEMSAYQSYTAMKEYVERMLNEYGDKRVIDFTLYEKKFYPLVMVD; this is encoded by the coding sequence ATAAGTGCTGCAATCACAAAATTGGGAAAAAAGATTACTAAGGTTTTTTCTAAATCAACGCTCAGAAGATACCTTAAAGAGATGGGGTTCAGCTATAAGCGATTACGATTTGTTCCTGCAAAGAAACCAGATAATACGCTTTATGAAGAGAAAAAGAGGCACTTGCAAAAGTATGATTTACTCGCACAACAAGGCAAAATCAATCATTATTACTTTGATGAAAGTGGTTTTTCTGTTAACTCAAATATCCCTTATTCCTGGTCACCTGTAAATGCAACAATGGTGATTAAATCTTTCCACGCAAAAAGGTTTAATGTTCTTGGTTTTATCTCCAAACAAGAAGATCTAAAAGCATACATCAAGGAGTCCTCTGTAACAAGTGATACTGTTATTGAAGTCTTTGATGACTTCTCTCTTCAACTTACGAAGCCTACTGTGGTAACATTGGATAATGCATCCTTTCACAAAAGTAAAAAATTCAGAGAGAATATCCCAAAATGGGCAAATAGAGGTCTTACTTTAATCTATCTACCTCCTTACTCTCCAGAACTCAATATTATTGAAATTCTTTGGAAATTTATCAAATATCACTGGATGGAAATGTCTGCTTATCAAAGCTATACTGCAATGAAAGAATATGTTGAGCGAATGCTTAATGAATATGGAGATAAGAGAGTCATAGATTTTACACTGTATGAGAAGAAATTTTACCCTTTGGTTATGGTTGATTAA
- a CDS encoding transposase, with protein MPRKRRIEKVGFYHIVNRGVARSNIYLSNKDYLEFLEIVQSASDEYLFEIYSFCLMNNHYHLLLKTNDENLSMIMQKINSRYSIYFNNKYKRVGPLWQGRFKSWFVYDEVYLQTLVKYIEFNPIKAGMTHRIGQYAWAMSSKTNVEFSMLNFELIEKINFAREFDEKELEKLDEFMKSKVEIKNGYFQQKKKSPLESYFKNYSREVGIAKAIKDGFTQKEIALYLNLSSVAISKIYKIYRQKVKLFHKLRDKGIFWSYSKSIRYEETNNTLFIEYLLKYGDFDDIALGVKLFGKRYVKKVWQEKLKADTSFIKTNLMIARVFFGMDVESDYFKEVKNERFEKLKLLAS; from the coding sequence ATGCCCCGAAAACGCAGAATAGAAAAAGTAGGATTTTATCATATTGTTAACCGTGGAGTTGCGAGAAGTAATATATATTTGTCCAATAAGGATTATCTTGAATTTTTAGAGATAGTTCAAAGTGCATCAGATGAGTATTTATTTGAGATATACTCTTTTTGTTTGATGAATAATCACTATCATTTACTTTTAAAAACTAACGATGAAAATCTCTCCATGATTATGCAAAAAATAAATTCACGCTATAGTATCTATTTTAACAACAAGTACAAAAGGGTTGGTCCTCTTTGGCAAGGACGATTTAAATCATGGTTTGTGTATGATGAAGTGTATTTACAAACATTGGTAAAGTATATAGAGTTTAATCCCATAAAAGCAGGTATGACTCATAGGATTGGTCAATATGCTTGGGCTATGAGCAGCAAGACAAATGTTGAATTTTCAATGCTAAATTTTGAATTGATTGAGAAAATCAATTTTGCTAGAGAGTTTGATGAAAAAGAACTTGAAAAATTAGATGAGTTCATGAAATCTAAAGTCGAAATTAAAAATGGTTATTTTCAACAAAAAAAGAAATCTCCACTTGAGAGTTATTTTAAAAATTACTCAAGAGAGGTTGGTATTGCAAAAGCGATAAAAGATGGATTTACACAAAAAGAGATTGCTCTTTATTTAAATCTTTCGAGTGTAGCTATATCGAAGATTTATAAAATATATAGACAAAAGGTAAAGCTGTTTCATAAACTAAGAGACAAAGGGATATTTTGGAGTTACAGTAAAAGTATAAGATATGAAGAGACAAACAACACTCTTTTTATAGAGTATCTTTTAAAGTATGGTGATTTTGATGATATTGCACTTGGGGTAAAACTTTTTGGAAAGAGGTATGTAAAAAAAGTTTGGCAAGAGAAGCTTAAAGCTGATACAAGTTTTATTAAAACAAACCTTATGATAGCAAGAGTTTTTTTTGGTATGGATGTGGAGAGTGATTATTTTAAGGAGGTTAAAAATGAAAGATTTGAAAAACTTAAATTGCTTGCTTCCTAA
- a CDS encoding nucleotidyl transferase AbiEii/AbiGii toxin family protein: MKDLKNLNCLLPNTQKLLVKMVESCPFLNDYVLVGGSALTLHLCHRKSEDLDFFTYDDNFNKQKIFDFIKIFDSKEILNQTDEQVDLLLDGVKVTFFNAKWSFLEPSDIKRFNLASLDSIAAMKVNVLFLRAKYRDYYDLYFLAKECFTLKTIFQYSLDILDGITFKLFAIALLYIDDIEDENIIYLEPKEKITKEKIRDFFQSRLK, translated from the coding sequence ATGAAAGATTTGAAAAATTTAAATTGCTTGCTTCCTAACACACAAAAACTTTTGGTAAAGATGGTTGAGAGTTGTCCGTTTTTAAATGATTATGTTTTAGTTGGAGGTTCTGCTCTTACGCTTCACTTATGTCATAGAAAGAGTGAAGATTTAGATTTTTTTACATATGATGATAATTTTAATAAACAAAAAATATTTGATTTTATTAAGATTTTTGACAGTAAAGAGATTTTAAACCAAACAGATGAGCAAGTTGATTTGCTTTTAGATGGAGTAAAAGTAACTTTTTTTAATGCAAAATGGAGCTTTTTAGAGCCATCGGATATTAAAAGATTTAATTTAGCCTCTCTTGACTCAATCGCTGCAATGAAAGTAAATGTGTTGTTTTTAAGGGCAAAATATAGAGATTATTATGATCTGTATTTTTTAGCAAAAGAGTGTTTTACTCTAAAAACAATATTTCAATACAGCCTCGATATATTGGATGGAATTACTTTTAAGTTATTTGCAATCGCATTGCTCTACATAGATGATATTGAAGATGAAAATATAATTTATTTAGAACCAAAAGAAAAAATAACAAAGGAAAAGATAAGAGATTTTTTTCAAAGTAGGCTAAAGTGA